In the genome of Acanthopagrus latus isolate v.2019 chromosome 17, fAcaLat1.1, whole genome shotgun sequence, the window atatcttttcttttcataaaagcaacataaaacGATTGTCTGACTACAATATGGAGTCCAGCCTGGAGTCTAAATAAAATCAGTGACAGAAGTGGTCAAAGATACCCGCATGGTGGCTTCACAAACTATTTGGACCCATTCACCTGTTGaacaatttattttgttgtagGCTTATCTCTAAATGGATAAAACTGCATTTGTGTCAGTCAATCTGCCCTCAATAAACCATAATGGCAaagtgaaaacttttttttgttttttagaagCTTGCTTCTCAAACATAAAGGTTAGAGAAGTGAGCCTGTGGTCTCCAGTTCAATCCCCTTGACTGAGGGGATTGAACTAACTTTCACCCCACAGAACATCTGTGGAGATCTTGGAACATTTCCCATCCATACTGACATAGCTTAAAGGATAAACATCCCATATCAAGGTGTGTGAAGCTTATAAATACttacaaatacatacaaaaatacTGGGAGTCGTAATTGCTGCCAAATTGTCTTCTACAAATTGCTAAATTCAGGGTCTGAATGCTTatgtaaaatgattttgaagaaatgtgtcaacattgccacaaacatgttttcacttcattatgGGATAATGAATGTAGACTGATGGGCAAAATGGTAATTCTAtcaatttaaattaaatctaCAAAACAAAGCGTGCAAAAGTTAAAAGGTCTGAACACTTTCTAAAGCCACTGTACGTGATTCACTGCTACAACCTAACACTCAGAGGGTGAGGTGAAGGAGGGAAGGATGGTGTTGGCAGGAAAGTTACTGTGTCCTCCTCATGTCAGCTGCTGCTACAGTGCAACACTGCAACTATCCTCATCATCTGAGTTCAAGTGCTCCAGTTTTTAACTCATCTGCACTCTGCACAAAGCCAAGTACAACACAGTGTtctggctaaaaaaaaaaaaaagacatttccagAACCAAAATGTGTTGAGAAAACCATagtgtttggggaaaaaagttaTATAACATCACAAACCTTGACTTTAAAaggtcacattttaaaagttaagTCAGAATTGTACTAAAAAGTCATACATGActtattttaacattaaacttaataataaatgtgtatttcttaCTTGTAACTTGTTATTAAGAACTTATGTTAATTTAAACCATTAAAGCTTTTTTGGGGAAGttacaactttaaaatgttaaaactttagTCTTTTTTAATTACTCATTCTTACATTGCGTAGACTTTGTCTGATTTAATTACTACTAGTTGGTACAACTTATTTTTGGATAATTTTGACTTGATgctcaaaacatcaaaacattttctcaaaatattgagatttttggttgttttttttttctacacagtactctattctttaaaaaaaaattctaccactgtgtttgtatttagaTTGTAAGAGATGAGTCGGGGCTAATCTGAAGGGCTGTAAGGGGGACATAAACTaaggctgaaataaaaaacaaaatgaaaaacgtACTAAACACAATGATAAATGTAATGACATACTTCAGCCATATGAATAGTGAGCAGAGCACAGGACACATCATACAAAATGACAGTGAGATCCATCGGAGCCACAAACCACTGACACCAAAGCAGCAGTTCAGTTTGCTACAGCAAAACACAAGATGAAGTTAAAATGAGGAGGAGTgtgcagagggacagagaaaagGTGGAGAGGTCAACATGGAGGGagaagcctgttttttttttgtttttttttttagctggtTGTGGTGGGTGGGGACTGATGGTCCACAGAGGGTCAGGGGGCTTCAGATGACCTGGCAGCAGCTGGCTGGAGCTGAGGTACAGAGCAGGCCATCCCTGGAGCCTCTGCCCCGCTGTATGTTGACAGAGATGGTCTTCTCACACAGAGGTAGTTGAAGCATGCCATTTTTCAATGCGCTCAGGTTGCTGTGAGCGTCCCTGCTGCCCAGGAGGCTGTGAGGCGTTGTTTTACGGTGTTGGTGCTGCACAACGTGGGTGCGAGGGAGGGTGGTAGCCGTGGTGGGGAGAGTGATGGTGTCCAGACTCCCGGTGGAGCCTATACACATCCTCCAGGTTGATTTCTCCTGGATTTTCACGCTCCCTCCTGAGAGGCTGCACGGGTCTATGATGaactttcctcctcctcctccaccaccacctccacctctaccCCCCCGCCCACGGTGGTGCTGCAGCTGGGAGCTGAGGCAAAGACTCATTAGCTTTAGGCTCTCTACCAGCTCAGTGGAGTGGCTGGTCGAGCGAGAGGAGCGGGACAGAGAGCTGAGGGTGGGGCTAGTAGTGCTACTGTTGTTGCAACAACTGGATGGGCTGTCTTGTCCTTtgttcccccctcctccacccccaccaccccctccacccgCTCCATCCCCTCCATCTCTGTTCTCACCCCCTCCAGGAGGACTCCCCTTGTCTGGCCCAGAggttccccctccctctcctggaGGTTTACTCTGTCCTGAGCTGCTGCCTCCCCCATTGCCCCCAGAGCTTCCAGGTGGCCCCTCGCTGCTGTCCCTTCTGTTCCAGCCGTAACCAAAGCCAGAATCTTTATCCAGACGTCTCCGGTGGCTCTCTGAGTCATCATCACTCGTCTCAGAGCTGGAACATGACGAACCCCTCCCCTGGCTCTTGCGCCGATGGTAGCGCTTCTGCGTGGAGCCCGGGGACGAAGAGGAGCCAGCCCCGGAGCTCAGGTTGCCAGtatttccagccatgttcatCTTGAGACGGCTGAGTTTGGGTGGCAGGCCCTCATCCATGTCAAAGTCATCATCTgactcaccctcctcctcaaAGATCTGGTTGAGCACTGGGGCGCTCTTCCTGGAGGTGAGGCGATTGGTGATCGAGGGGGGCTTACGGCGCAGAATCACCTGGGTTGGTAAGGGAGATGGgtcctgctcttcttcctcctcctcatcttcctccaccCTGAAAGAATACGGTTGATTTGACATTACATACCAGAtaggcagcagctgcagcaattaatcaattgttgatcactgatcaacattttctgacattttatagaacaAACAATTGCtcaatagagaaaaaaaatcaacaatgaaaataatccttaaTTGCAGCTCTTAAAACAATGGTATCTGGTCAAGCAGGCTGCAACAGTTGACTTCCACTTCTTCCCCTGATAATCGCTGGATTGCCTGGGCCTTAAAATAACCGAAAACTTTGTGGAAAGTAAATCATAGTTCATAGGACTGAAATTTATTTTATCTAAGTCAAAGTTCAAAACCCCAGATGTATTCAGATCagatgatataaaacagaaactaaGCAAATCTTTGCGTCTGAGAAGCTTGTTTCCTCAAAAAATTGActaactattttaaaaaaatagactatttatttacatttgatgcCTATTCTGGTTCCAAAGTTGTGTCAGttacttatttttcattcagtgataatgaaaataatgtttttctaaaaacaacacacacacaaaaaaaacaactacagtTCCAAAGACTTAATCCATATTTGTCAGACCTGAACAGGCAGGTTCGCTGCttggctgctgctgaggtggaTGGAGTCTGTGCCCTGATGGTTCCAGAAGCAGACCCAGGAGCTTGGCCCGAGGGGGCAGCACAGGCTCCCtggaatgaaatggaaaaaaacatgagacCAGCCAcatgcattaaaataaattaaaagatgGTGATTAGTATCAAGTGTATTAATTTAGAAGCAGAACTCAAAATCATGCATGAATAGACTTTAGCCATCCTTGAAACAAACTGAGCCACATATAGCTAaactcatttaatttttttttttttctttttccccactGGAAATTGAAAAGGGTGCTGATGATGAGTGTACCTGTGCTGGTGGTCCTGGAGAGTCAGTCACTGCTGTTTCCTCTCGTCGGCCCAGCTCCATCATGCCTTTTGAGCGATGTCCGTTGAGCAGGTTTTCTGTGCTGCGGGCTGGGGACTGAGGGCCTCCAGCATGGGAGATGGAGGAAGCTGCCAGGCTGTCCTCTATGTCTTGGTGCATGTCAACTCTGGTGGGCCATGACTGCCTGTACGGATAAGACAGAGGAGAGTCCATTTGGagtttcatgcatttttaagttttcttaGGTCTCTGGTGATTAAAAGGCTTCTATCGGTTCTGGCAGGAGACTTTGAACACAGATTTACTTTCTATTTATTCCAACCTCAAGTATCTTTTGAAGTTATCAGCAAGTAAAGACCTTCTCTCAGTTAGTTATGGTAGATTATACAGACAAATATAGACAATTTACAAGGGAGCAGATATTGGAGGGAGATTGCACACAACTTCAAAAGATGCAGTGTGTAAGTTGTTCCACTCAAATATCAAATGTTACAACATTTTCTCTGACCCAAGTGAGAAAAATAACTCCATCCTCCGTAAAAACATGCACCACAATCATCGCCATCCATTTTCTTAGACGGAAATCAGGACTCATGACCTAATCAGTCCAACAGAGGTGAGTCTGATTACAGGTAATTTATGTCTGTGCTTTGTTCAGTGTCTGTCATTGTCTAATGGAGCCATACTCAGTAGATGTGTTTATTGTTAGTTAAACTGCACCTACTCAATTCACTAACTGACAGTGATGCACAAATTGAAAACAGTGTGCCTAGACTTTGGAAGAAAGAAGGAATAGAATTTGTAAAGCCAGTTAGTGAGTTAATGAAACTAGTGTCATCCTGATAAATGAAAGTAGTTCACAAAGTGTCACATTAATCACCAGCCAGTGTTACTTGGTATTAACACAGTCTTTATTTAGTTAGCTTCGCTTAGCTTAACAGCCGTACCTGAACACGTCTCCACACAACGTTGTTTTTCTCACTACTCCTCGTCTCACCTCAGTGATGTCATACATACGTCCACTCCAGCGTGTTACATTCAAGTACCTCACTACACAAAGTGTTCGAGTTTATAAGAGGATCATCATCACATTATTACTacacatctctctataaaagcaaggaatctctgtctgtgtatgtgtgcctcaaatatctctgcagatcaggatcagactgacctgagaattcaacatggctgctgcttggttcaagggtgtgcaacgtcgcatttgtttggactacaatgataccgttaatacattatttcataaatgctttacgaattccgctagcattgtcaaccgtagccaccatagtcacgtgcgcaccagagccaatcactgcagagctcacttccacgacacATGttaagaaacaagtggatttacACCTGCAGTGGTGCAAGCGGGACCGGGATAATGCCGGCAGTTTGatcctgttctgtgcatctaaactaACTTGTGgagtctgttcgggtctgaggagatccaaATACtcgaggacaacaaactggaatcagaatctgtggatgttggtgtgtagctagctgctagcccacccccacagCCCACCTCCTGAGTTGACGGATGCGCCGGCACTTgtgataaataatgtccgccacgcttttttgcCAACATTGTcatcacatttgctttgtgtttggtgcaGAAAGAAACGGTAAAtatgggcttttgtcacgaaagtgtccgcaagcagcaggtttggttgctgaggaacaggaagttgtgtgagggacaccggcagtgatacagacagcgacagagatggcgagttttgagagttgagagatttgtgacatatagcgtgtttggagtgtatagttagtaagttatatagtgtttagtgtagtgtgtttagtgtgtaatgtagtttttttgtgttgtgagtctaaacaaggaggagactgctgaatgtggaacaggcaggaatgagctgaggagccctgagcctgaggcgTTGCCTGCATTtgaatgtaaatagttacatataactttgtaaatttcaaaaacttaggcacaaatttagcaaacaacaatttatatttgcattgtaacTAATACAATTGGtttgttaaacacatttgtggttttcacaataaaaaatctaaccttttcctgctctgatttatgttatttagagattttaggtccattgtgttaatacagtatgtcaaaatgaaaaaataactgtacagtcccacatgtgaggttgtgctgaaaataatgacaccaaacaaggcaaggtaaataattttaaggtgaaatataatgctaaaatcaaaagtagtcaaaaaaagccaattatatccctgatgtcccaccttcaaacacagcctcatttggccatccatgaaatttctataggaatacatgcttcctacgggcaatgcactgGTACAGTGTTGAtaaaggttctcagtcatccaggtcatggtaattctaagcGCTATATCATAGGCAACTAGACTTGCTTCAGTTTATGAAGACGTTTCAGCACTCATCCAAGAGgcctcttcagttctaactaactggaggagctgcaggcttttaaactctgtgtgggagtgtccatACATAGTCAGTCAGGCCACTTGTGGATCATTGACCCAAttggccttcatgtgggttgctgaGGCTAgatgagcccaggtgtgaatggttgttaagtTGTCTGGAAGAGAACTCGGTaagcattgtaggtgggtgataagtgaTGTCTtagtccacctcctctgttcaaagacggttGTTCCAGTTTAACATAGATTGAttattttactcctctttcaaacgATTTGTCTTCTCTGGACAATATGTTCCCATTGTTGTCCTGAAAGGAAtgattttctccttcagatgtaattGGACAGCAGGGTCTTGACCTGAGGATTTTGTTTTGCCGTTTGTTTATTGAGAGATTGTTGTTTATTGAGAGATTGTTTTCACTCTTCAATGTACAAATCTGcgcagtcctggctgcattgaacagcataaactacatcACTCTGTGAATGtctgggtgttttgtccttaggATGGACAGGTTTCTAGACTGAAATTTTGATGAGCTTGCATATTCAATGTTTCAAGTAGACCAGCAATGTAATGTGGACACTGTTTCTAAATTACCTCAAACACATCCTTTCATGTAACATATagactgacactgacacattgTGGCAGCATTAAGCTACCAATACATGCCAAGCTGAATTGAgtgtcctttcttttttctacaaACTGTCATGTGTATTTTTGCATCCCTCCTAAgaaaatgcatacattttagTTTGGCTGTGAAACGAAAGAAACATCAGTATTTTCAGTGCAGTAAGATGTTGGCAAAAGTGCTTTTGGTCTCAGTACTGAAGAGCATGTATAATGATGGCATCCAATGATATCCatatcaaaatgtaattaaccAATGTACTCgatatgacaaaaacaattctACAGCTTGGCAGACTCCTGGAATTGTgttgagaggaaagagaaagagaacaagaaCAAACTGTAGCCCCTTTCATACAGAGAAGCCGCATTATTGCCGCAGGGGTGGTTCACCAATTCTCCGCTTTTGGTCATTCACAGAGACAAGCAGGCTCTCACGCTGTGGCTTCTAAAGAGGCATGGcagtacatgtcatgatgatgacgtctgtgttttcaaggtgtttccccaaTGTCTTCCTGTCAATCTAAAACCACggacagtttattttatttttattttttcaccaaacatcctggaaagtgtcaaCATTacgtttttcactctaaattatataattacataactgccatcagtaaacaacactgtttgactCCAGgaagggaggctgttttctgggggaaagttcacttaaGTCTCGGTTGGGAGGGCTGACTGTTGCTGTGaatttttttccaacacaaacacttggtgaatTTAAGTTTTTTGCCCCTGACAGATGTTGTTgttcgggcagaaatgtgatgaggATTtggtaggacaggcgggaggacagacaggaggacagacacttctccacgtTTAACTACTGTaattttttcctcataaaagttgccaaagacagttactgttgtttggtcatataatgttgctttgtgggacttttctctttttgttgttgtgtgaggGACCTGAGTAGTTATCAGCCTGTCACACCGACACGCCCAGGACACGTGCAGCTGCCTCATCCATTCCTTATCCGGGATGAAATTTCAACCCTCGCCACCTCTGcgacattcacacagaggcggAAAATTGGCACAGGATCCCCACATCTAAactgcagtgtgaatggggctaatgAGATCGAGTGATCCACTGCACAGCAGggcctgaaaaaaaagatgaatccTACAAAAGGCATAGCAAACAgcttaacacaaacaaatgtccTCTCTCTTACTCAAGCTCATATTTACATAGAAAGCACATCTCACAAACAGACATCCACATTAATACGGACAAATCTGAATAAACGGTTTCATTTATGCCTGGTTTTCTGGTTGCTTGCAACATATTTAGTATATCTGTgcagaaatgataaaacaaatctgaaataGACCAAAACTATACTTCATCATCTGtcacaaattaacaaataacTGAATTATGCATTACAGCAATGAAGACAAGGATGGAAACAGAAGCTGTagcagggaaacatctgatTATCTTCTATGCTGCAACGTCATCCAACCACTTAACCACGAACATATAGATGAATGATAACACCTGCGCTGTGTAATTGGCTGTACTAAAGTTCTAAATTAAAGGGGAGCAAAAAGTCTACATCAGCTGTGCATCAACAGCAGCCATATATACTACAGTGAAAGACTACATCCACCCTGAAATACCTTGTTTTCAAGTTCAATTGAGTAATGTGGACAATTCAAACTTTTTGTGTAATGTGGACTGAGGATTAGTTTAAATCCAGCCTTTGTATCTTGGACAAGGCCTGACAACCACGTACATAAACCGATCAGctataacattatgaccactgccaggtgaagtgaataaaactGATTATCTCTTCAGCATGGCACTTTTTAGTGGGTGGGATAGATTAGacagcaagtgaacatgttgtcctcaaagttgaTATGTTAGAAGCAAAGGAAAATGGAATTTGAGCGAGTCTGACACAGGCAAAATTGTGATGGCCAGACGACtgggtcagagcatctccaaaactgcCGCTCTTGTGGGGTGTTCCCGGTCTGCAATGGTCAGTATCTATCAAAAGAGGTCCAAGGAAGGAACAGTGGTGAAGTGGCATCAGGGTCATGGGCGACCAAGGCTCATTTATGCATGTGGGGCGCGAAGGCTGGCTCGCTTGGTCCGATCCAACAGATgagctactgttgctcaaaTTACTCAAGAAGTTAATGCTGGTTCTGatagaaaggtgtcagaatacacagtgcAACGCAGTTTGTTGCGTATGGGGCTGCATAGCTGTGACCAGTCAGGATGCCCATGCTGACCCCTGTCCACCACTGAAAACGCCAGCAATGGGAACATTAACATCAGAACTGGACCATGGAGCAATGGAAGGTGGCCTGGTctgatgaatcacattttcttttacatcacgTGGATGGCCAGGTGCGTGTATGTCACTTACCTGGGGAACACATGGCATCAGGATGCACTATGGTAGGAAGGCAAACCGGCGCAGGCAGTGTGATGCTTTGGGCAATGCTCTGCTGGGGAACATTGGGTCCTGCCATTCACGTGGATGTTACTTTAACAGGTACCACCTACCtaagcattgttgcagaccaTATACACCCTTCATGAAAACGGTAttccctgatggctgtggcctctttcaCCAGGATGATGTGCCGTGCCACACAGCAACaatggttcaggaatggtttgaggagcacaacGAGTTTGAGGTGCTGacttggcctccaaattccccagatctcaattCAATCtagcatctgtgggatgtgctggacaaacaagtccaatccatggaggccccacctcgCAACTTACAGGACTTGCTGCCAACATCTTGgtgccagataccacagcacactttcaggggtctagtggagtccatgccttGATGGGTCTaggctgttttggcagcaaaagtGGTACTAACACAAcattaggcaggtggtcatgATCAGTGTATATAAGCCTTTATACACACAGTTGCACTGTAATGTAAATGAACGGGTGTTCGAAGAAGCACTCTGTAAGACATAGAGGAGGTGGCCATAATCATAGCCCTCAATTCTTCAGACATCAGAAGACAATTTGACCTTACATCAAAAAATAATTCTTAGATTGGAATTAATAATATCGTAAAGAGTATTTCCACATAATTTAATGACTTTCTTTCTGCATTAAGCAATTGTGTTGGTCTAAGTAATTTGCTTAAATTAATTTGCTTAAAATGGGGTCATATGAAGTAAATATCTAGagttgatctgttccctaccgtaatcaccgatcagtgcagcctcagtttggagaagtagtgagccgctccagcccagacgctcagctttgtactgcagtgaacggggtccagacTAAAAgcgaaatttaaccacctaaaacaaggctcacctaaaaaatcTACATCAattcaagtgtacgttgtatagagaaaattcaaaCCGATTTACATtgccgtcagaccgccctttcttttggcactaaaTTTTCTCAACCGTtgaacctctgtatccctacgcattaaTGCAACTGGGCAgcaaaatacagtgcgaggcccagttgGACGAGACGAGAGgtttatttttgataaaaataatgtacaacattttaatactttacttttttttttttaaatctggcaataagcaaaaaacacatttcttcaacaaaagGAATTCATGTAttcacctctcctctttctttgaAGAGAAACAATGTTGGCAAGGAAGCAAAGACGAAAGATAGCTTAAGGGAGAAACTATAATAtatatttgtagtttttattaTGATGATGACAGACTGGAGTGCCACTTTCATCACTTACCTTAGATGGAAATGGGAGGAATGTCAAGCACTAGAGTGTTTTGGAACAATGATGGAAATTCGAGACAGACCCAGATTGAAAAGACTGAATTGGCTGATAGTTCAAACATTTCCCTTTGCTCCATTTCCCCTTGGCCCAGGAGGTGGAGGCCCAGTGAACccagaaatggaaatgaaactgaaaattgagatgaaaacaaaaatttgAAGATCTAACCCATTCTTAAGTGAGTGTGTCTGGGCTCAGCACAGTGGCGCCAGTCAAGCTGCTGCGTGAGATGGTGGACTGAGACAGGTCAATTACCCTTTCCTGAGCTCATACTACGACTCAAATAGTTATTATGATGATGAGCAATGACATTTCTTCCTCGAGTCTTTTACTTGGTcatcattataaaaaaaaaaaaatccgcacagaccaaaacacagaaaaggtcTGTCCCTGTCCAGCTATAATAGTCAGGCTCTGCCATTGCATTTTGTTATTGCAGTGACAGTGATTTGCAAGGTTATACTGTTCTTTACCTGAACTGTGCCTTGATATTGCTGGGGCTAGACGAGCGCGTCTGGACGTCCTtctcctgcttctccctcaAGATCCTCTCTGCTAGCAGGTAGTATGTAGCTGTAATGTGGTTGTATTTGTTGGTCTCCAGGgctctgaaagaaaacagttggATCAGGGACATGTACAAATACAAAGCATATTGTACATAGACACAGGGGAAAAAATTAACAGAGTTACAGACAATTCCAAACAGGGGTACCATGGCCACGAAAGAGTGCTAGATGTCTCCAATTCAGACAATCCGAATCCTGTGTCCACAGCTCCAGTTTACAGCAACTGAAAAATAGTTCACACCTCCAACACCACGGCACAAGATAAATGGTTGGAAGGTAGCTGAATTAGATGACTCCAATTGATTCTTCTGCcgattattttcacaatttctttttttacttttgtgtaaTTGTGAAGATTATACTGAAAATGGCTGTTATAATTCCCCACAGCCCACAGTTCAAGCAACAGTACAACATTCTCAGATATGACAAGGAGAAACATCTTCACAACTGAGAAGCTGGAACTGACAAATGGTAT includes:
- the snrka gene encoding SNF-related serine/threonine-protein kinase, encoding MAGFKRGYDGKIAGLYDLDKTLGRGHFAVVKLARHVFTGEKVAVKVIDKTKLDTVATGHLFQEVRCMKLVQHPNIVRLYEVIDTQTKLYLILELGDGGDMFDYIMKHEEGLNEDLAKKYFAQIVHAISYCHRLHVVHRDLKPENVVFFEKQGLVKLTDFGFSNKFQPGKKLTTSCGSLAYSAPEILLGDEYDAPAVDIWSLGVILFMLVCGQPPFQEANDSETLTMIMDCKYTVPAHVSSACKDLIDRMLQRDPKRRASLEEIESHAWLQGVDPSPATKYSTPLVSHKNLSEEEHNSIIQRMVLGDIADREAIVEALETNKYNHITATYYLLAERILREKQEKDVQTRSSSPSNIKAQFRQSWPTRVDMHQDIEDSLAASSISHAGGPQSPARSTENLLNGHRSKGMMELGRREETAVTDSPGPPAQGACAAPSGQAPGSASGTIRAQTPSTSAAAKQRTCLFRVEEDEEEEEEQDPSPLPTQVILRRKPPSITNRLTSRKSAPVLNQIFEEEGESDDDFDMDEGLPPKLSRLKMNMAGNTGNLSSGAGSSSSPGSTQKRYHRRKSQGRGSSCSSSETSDDDSESHRRRLDKDSGFGYGWNRRDSSEGPPGSSGGNGGGSSSGQSKPPGEGGGTSGPDKGSPPGGGENRDGGDGAGGGGGGGGGGGNKGQDSPSSCCNNSSTTSPTLSSLSRSSRSTSHSTELVESLKLMSLCLSSQLQHHRGRGGRGGGGGGGGGGKFIIDPCSLSGGSVKIQEKSTWRMCIGSTGSLDTITLPTTATTLPRTHVVQHQHRKTTPHSLLGSRDAHSNLSALKNGMLQLPLCEKTISVNIQRGRGSRDGLLCTSAPASCCQVI